A genomic stretch from Cloacibacterium caeni includes:
- a CDS encoding electron transfer flavoprotein subunit alpha/FixB family protein has product MSIFVYTENISGAYKKAALEAVSYAKTVADMSGTDVVAVSVNPTDPADVLYKYGASKVVTLKSDTLKSFNPKAYAEALATVVDGVVVFPHSTDASSVAPMLAVIKNASLLTNVVSAPVAVSPFEAKRKSFSGKAFMDAKAHSENVVVTVSQNSFGVKENPVAGSEEVKEVSVSAEGLTVVNQEKSSGKLDLKEAEVVVSAGRGMKGPENWGMIEELANVLGAATACSKPVSDIGWRSHSEHVGQTGKAIAPNLYIAVGISGAIQHLAGVNSSKTIVVINNDAEAPFFKSADYGVVGDAFQIIPALTEKIKALKGH; this is encoded by the coding sequence ATGTCAATTTTTGTATATACCGAAAATATTTCAGGAGCATATAAAAAAGCGGCTCTAGAAGCTGTTTCTTACGCAAAAACAGTTGCAGATATGTCTGGAACTGATGTAGTAGCGGTAAGCGTTAATCCTACAGATCCTGCAGATGTTCTTTACAAATACGGAGCTTCTAAAGTGGTTACTCTAAAAAGTGACACACTTAAAAGTTTCAACCCAAAAGCTTATGCAGAAGCTCTTGCTACTGTAGTAGATGGAGTAGTAGTTTTCCCGCATTCTACAGATGCTAGTTCTGTAGCTCCTATGCTTGCTGTGATTAAAAACGCTTCATTATTAACCAATGTAGTTTCTGCTCCAGTTGCCGTTTCTCCATTCGAAGCGAAGAGAAAATCTTTCTCTGGAAAAGCTTTTATGGATGCTAAAGCTCATAGCGAAAATGTAGTGGTTACTGTTTCTCAAAACTCTTTCGGAGTAAAAGAAAATCCAGTAGCAGGTTCTGAAGAAGTAAAAGAAGTTTCTGTTTCTGCAGAAGGTCTTACTGTGGTGAACCAAGAAAAATCTTCAGGAAAATTAGACCTTAAAGAAGCTGAAGTAGTAGTTTCTGCAGGTAGAGGGATGAAAGGTCCTGAAAACTGGGGAATGATCGAAGAATTAGCAAATGTTTTAGGTGCAGCTACCGCTTGTTCTAAACCAGTTTCTGATATCGGTTGGAGATCTCACTCAGAACACGTAGGACAAACCGGTAAAGCCATCGCTCCTAATTTATACATAGCAGTAGGTATTTCTGGTGCTATTCAGCATTTGGCTGGTGTAAACTCTTCTAAAACCATCGTAGTGATTAATAATGATGCAGAAGCACCATTCTTTAAATCTGCTGATTATGGAGTAGTAGGAGATGCTTTCCAAATTATTCCTGCACTAACAGAAAAAATTAAAGCATTAAAAGGACACTAA
- a CDS encoding electron transfer flavoprotein subunit beta/FixA family protein, with product MKILVCISSVPDTTSKINFTADKSAFDKNGIQWVINPYDEFALTKAVKLQESQGATVTIATVGDAATEAVMRKALAIGANDAIRVNAEPQDSITVAKELAKIVEEGGYDLVLCGKESIDYNGAAVPAMIAQLLNRPFVNACVGLDVNGAEATVVREIEGGKETLTVKIPAVIAGQKGMVEEKDLIIPNMRGIMSARTKPLTVKEPTETDVKVSAVSFDAVPARAQVKLVSADNLDELVRLLHEEAKVI from the coding sequence ATGAAAATATTAGTTTGTATTAGTAGTGTTCCAGATACTACTTCTAAAATTAACTTTACTGCAGATAAATCTGCTTTTGACAAAAACGGAATTCAGTGGGTAATTAATCCTTATGACGAATTTGCTCTTACAAAAGCTGTAAAATTACAAGAATCTCAAGGAGCTACAGTGACCATCGCTACTGTAGGTGACGCAGCTACTGAAGCTGTAATGAGAAAAGCTCTTGCTATTGGTGCAAATGACGCAATAAGAGTAAACGCTGAACCACAAGACAGTATTACCGTAGCTAAAGAATTGGCAAAAATTGTAGAAGAAGGTGGTTACGACTTGGTACTTTGCGGTAAAGAATCTATTGATTATAATGGTGCTGCTGTTCCAGCAATGATTGCTCAATTACTTAATAGACCTTTCGTAAATGCTTGCGTAGGTTTAGATGTAAATGGTGCAGAAGCTACTGTAGTAAGAGAAATTGAAGGAGGAAAAGAAACTTTAACTGTAAAAATTCCTGCTGTAATCGCTGGTCAAAAAGGTATGGTAGAAGAAAAAGACCTTATCATTCCCAACATGAGAGGAATTATGTCTGCTAGAACTAAACCTTTAACTGTAAAAGAACCAACTGAAACAGATGTTAAAGTAAGTGCAGTATCTTTTGATGCTGTTCCAGCTAGAGCTCAAGTAAAACTAGTTTCTGCGGATAATCTAGATGAATTGGTAAGATTACTTCACGAAGAAGCAAAAGTTATTTAA
- a CDS encoding dipeptidase: MSDTQSYIQQNKQRFLDELIELLKIASISADPAYNQDVLNCADAVAKHLANAGADQVEICETKGYPVVYGEKIINPELPTVLVYGHYDVQPADPLELWESGPFEPVVKKTELHPEGAIFARGSADDKGQFFMHVKAFEAMMKTNSLPCNIKFIIEGEEEVGSVSLAGFLEENKEKLSCDVILISDTHIYSNEQPTVTTGLRGLSYMEVEVEGPNRDLHSGLYGGAVPNPINVLAEMIAKLHDEEGRITIDGFYDNVEIVSAEDRAEMNKLKDNPEEFKKSIGLSGVEGETGYTTLERTSIRPTLDVNGIWGGYTGEGAKTVIPSKAFAKISMRLVPYQTDEEITEKFTKYFEKIAPASVKVKVTPHHGGMPYVLQSNTKEFQAAKKAMEKAFGKEVLPYRSGGSIPITSLFEKILGAKSVLMGFGLDSDAIHSPNEHYGLYNFYKGIESIPYFFEFYTQQ, translated from the coding sequence ATGTCGGACACACAAAGTTATATCCAACAAAACAAGCAACGTTTTCTAGACGAATTGATAGAATTATTGAAGATTGCTTCTATTTCTGCAGACCCAGCTTACAATCAAGATGTGCTCAATTGTGCTGATGCTGTGGCAAAACACCTTGCCAATGCAGGAGCAGATCAAGTAGAAATCTGCGAAACCAAAGGTTACCCTGTGGTTTATGGTGAAAAAATCATCAATCCAGAATTACCAACCGTTTTGGTTTACGGTCACTATGATGTTCAACCTGCAGATCCACTAGAATTATGGGAAAGCGGACCTTTTGAACCTGTGGTTAAAAAGACAGAACTTCATCCAGAAGGTGCTATTTTCGCAAGAGGAAGTGCAGATGATAAAGGCCAATTCTTCATGCACGTAAAAGCTTTTGAAGCGATGATGAAAACCAATTCTCTACCTTGTAATATTAAATTCATTATTGAAGGAGAAGAAGAAGTAGGTTCTGTAAGTTTAGCTGGATTTTTAGAAGAAAATAAAGAAAAACTTTCTTGTGATGTGATTCTAATTTCAGACACACATATTTATTCTAACGAACAACCAACTGTGACTACTGGTCTTAGAGGTTTAAGTTATATGGAAGTAGAAGTAGAAGGTCCGAACAGAGATTTACACTCAGGATTATATGGTGGTGCTGTTCCTAACCCAATTAATGTTTTAGCAGAAATGATTGCTAAACTTCATGATGAAGAAGGAAGAATTACCATCGATGGTTTTTATGATAATGTAGAAATCGTTTCTGCGGAAGACAGAGCAGAAATGAATAAATTAAAAGACAACCCAGAAGAATTCAAAAAATCAATTGGTTTAAGCGGAGTAGAAGGCGAAACTGGTTATACTACCTTAGAAAGAACTTCTATCAGACCAACTCTTGATGTAAACGGAATTTGGGGAGGTTACACAGGTGAAGGTGCTAAAACCGTAATTCCTAGCAAAGCATTTGCTAAAATTTCTATGAGATTGGTTCCTTATCAAACTGACGAAGAAATTACTGAAAAGTTCACGAAATACTTTGAAAAAATTGCTCCTGCTTCTGTGAAAGTAAAAGTTACGCCTCATCACGGTGGAATGCCTTACGTTTTACAAAGCAATACCAAAGAATTCCAAGCAGCTAAAAAAGCTATGGAAAAAGCCTTTGGTAAAGAAGTTCTACCATATAGAAGTGGCGGAAGTATTCCTATTACTTCTCTTTTTGAGAAAATTTTAGGAGCAAAATCAGTTTTAATGGGCTTCGGTTTAGATTCTGATGCAATTCACTCGCCAAATGAACACTACGGATTGTATAATTTCTACAAAGGAATAGAAAGTATTCCATATTTCTTTGAATTTTATACTCAACAATAA
- a CDS encoding THUMP-like domain-containing protein codes for MAKHKDADLHSLLLKKSPFPEVSIQELVQQIKGRKVAEKKFPFLNQENIIFPPNLNLEQASSQDTADFKKQFFKGKKFVDLTCGFGIDAYFISQNFEEITLIEQNTELLDIVKHNWEVLGRKANFLNQKLEDFLTNNKEKFDLIYLDPARRDNHNRKVFLLEDLSPNIIEIQEQLSDISTEILIKLSPLIDIQHLVSSLKNIYKIWIIAVKNDVKEVLVYLKKTENQPDISCINLQSSEPEFHFNLDDEKHCQSELSFPKKYIYIPNNSVLKSGAFNLVSEKFGLKKLHQNTHIYTSEEKIEHFPGRIFETEEINSKAIKKGEQFNIITKNFPLKPEEIKKKYKIKDGGNQYLIAVKSLSGNHFLVGKLLD; via the coding sequence GTGGCAAAACATAAAGATGCGGATTTGCATTCTTTGTTATTGAAAAAATCTCCATTTCCAGAGGTTTCTATACAGGAATTGGTTCAGCAAATCAAAGGCAGAAAAGTAGCAGAGAAAAAGTTCCCTTTTTTGAATCAAGAAAACATTATTTTTCCACCCAATCTTAATCTAGAACAGGCTTCATCACAAGACACCGCAGACTTTAAAAAACAGTTTTTTAAAGGTAAAAAATTCGTGGATTTAACTTGTGGTTTTGGAATTGACGCTTATTTTATTTCTCAAAATTTTGAAGAAATTACTTTGATAGAACAGAATACAGAGCTTTTGGACATTGTAAAACACAATTGGGAAGTCCTCGGAAGAAAAGCGAATTTCCTCAACCAAAAATTAGAAGATTTTCTCACAAACAATAAAGAAAAATTCGATTTAATTTATCTAGATCCTGCAAGAAGAGATAACCATAACAGAAAAGTATTTCTTTTGGAGGATTTGTCGCCTAATATTATTGAAATTCAAGAGCAATTAAGTGACATTTCAACTGAAATTTTAATAAAACTATCACCGCTGATTGATATTCAGCATTTGGTTTCTTCGCTCAAAAATATTTATAAAATCTGGATTATTGCGGTTAAAAATGACGTAAAAGAAGTTTTGGTTTATCTCAAAAAAACAGAAAATCAACCAGATATTTCTTGCATCAATTTACAATCTTCAGAACCTGAATTTCACTTTAATTTAGATGATGAAAAACACTGTCAATCAGAACTTTCATTTCCTAAAAAATACATTTACATTCCAAATAATTCCGTATTAAAATCTGGAGCATTCAATTTAGTTTCAGAGAAATTTGGTTTGAAAAAATTACATCAGAACACACACATTTATACTTCCGAAGAAAAAATAGAACACTTCCCAGGAAGAATTTTTGAGACAGAAGAAATCAATTCAAAAGCGATTAAAAAGGGTGAACAATTTAATATCATCACCAAAAATTTTCCTTTAAAACCAGAAGAAATCAAGAAAAAATACAAAATAAAAGACGGCGGAAACCAATATCTTATCGCGGTAAAATCTCTTTCTGGAAATCATTTCCTGGTAGGAAAACTTCTTGATTAA
- a CDS encoding GxxExxY protein, with product MGIIHKEESYQIIGICMEVHNNLGAGFSEIVYKDALELEFKNAKIEYSREKEYTVNYKGIILSHKFYADFVIFDKIILEVKGKNKIANEDIAQCINYLKVSGNNLALLVNFGEPKLNYKRIVL from the coding sequence ATGGGTATCATTCATAAGGAAGAATCATATCAAATTATTGGAATTTGTATGGAAGTTCACAATAATTTGGGAGCAGGTTTTTCAGAAATTGTATATAAAGATGCTTTGGAATTAGAATTCAAGAATGCGAAAATTGAATACTCTAGAGAAAAAGAATATACAGTAAACTACAAAGGCATTATCCTTTCTCATAAATTTTATGCAGATTTTGTCATATTTGATAAAATTATACTTGAAGTTAAAGGGAAAAATAAAATAGCTAATGAAGATATTGCACAATGCATTAATTATTTAAAAGTATCTGGAAATAATTTGGCTCTTTTGGTAAATTTTGGCGAACCAAAACTTAATTATAAAAGAATAGTTCTTTAG
- a CDS encoding methylmalonyl-CoA mutase family protein encodes MFAQVTLQDWENLVKKQLKTEDIYAVLTKENLEGISVKPYYADTDFVLKNLPKVEESTHLVAKYQDNLEEHAYAFLLEHNVEHLTEKTLFVANKDLAGHISLADDNQYISIIDVFENQEINTQLAEELLSKNFKRNIAVDTTFYQNAGASITQQLALALAKAKDLAEVFGAEILEKLVFKFAVGGNYFFEIAKIRAFKILFNQLSKEFGLDSIPYIFTETSLRNKANNDEENNLIRSTLELSAAMIAGSDAVYSNDFKVQNSNSLSEEISFKQQIVLAYESIINVFDDAANGSYYIEEITHQFAENAWKLFLEIENSGGFVENLKSGKIAEMIYQQAIAEQNWVEEGKIKLIGVNLYPKLEKTKSVEQLYNAKEIKPVRWAEMFE; translated from the coding sequence ATGTTTGCTCAAGTTACCCTTCAGGATTGGGAAAATCTGGTCAAAAAACAATTGAAGACAGAAGATATTTATGCCGTTCTTACCAAAGAAAACTTGGAAGGCATTTCTGTAAAACCTTATTATGCCGACACTGATTTTGTCTTAAAAAATCTGCCAAAAGTAGAAGAATCTACACATTTGGTTGCTAAATATCAAGATAATTTAGAAGAACATGCTTATGCATTTTTACTAGAACATAATGTAGAACATTTAACCGAAAAAACGCTTTTCGTAGCCAATAAAGATTTGGCAGGACACATTTCTCTTGCAGATGATAATCAATATATTTCTATAATAGATGTTTTTGAAAATCAAGAAATTAACACGCAATTAGCGGAAGAATTATTGTCTAAAAATTTCAAAAGAAATATTGCGGTAGATACTACTTTCTATCAAAATGCTGGAGCTTCTATCACGCAACAATTGGCTTTAGCATTAGCAAAAGCAAAAGATTTGGCAGAAGTTTTCGGAGCTGAAATTTTAGAAAAATTGGTTTTCAAATTTGCAGTTGGAGGGAATTATTTCTTTGAAATTGCAAAAATCAGAGCATTTAAAATCCTTTTCAATCAACTTTCTAAAGAATTCGGACTAGACAGCATTCCTTACATTTTCACAGAAACTTCTCTAAGAAATAAAGCTAATAACGATGAAGAAAATAACCTTATTCGTTCTACGCTAGAACTTTCCGCGGCCATGATTGCAGGTTCTGATGCGGTTTATAGCAATGATTTTAAAGTGCAAAATTCTAATTCACTTTCAGAGGAAATTTCGTTTAAACAACAAATTGTTTTGGCATACGAAAGTATTATTAATGTATTTGACGATGCTGCAAACGGAAGTTATTATATTGAAGAAATTACCCATCAATTCGCAGAAAACGCTTGGAAATTATTCTTAGAAATCGAAAATTCTGGTGGTTTTGTAGAAAATCTAAAATCTGGAAAAATTGCTGAAATGATCTATCAACAGGCAATTGCAGAACAAAATTGGGTAGAAGAAGGTAAAATAAAACTCATTGGTGTAAATCTTTACCCAAAACTAGAAAAAACCAAATCTGTAGAACAACTCTACAATGCTAAAGAAATAAAACCAGTAAGATGGGCTGAAATGTTTGAATAA
- a CDS encoding FtsB family cell division protein: MKELIKDIQKKSPSWRFVQKYLLNKYFITIFLFLVWMIFFDSTSWLVIKDLNKEIGKYEEQLSYYKSEYHKNDAFYKKLMNNKAEKEKFARENYFMKKKNEEIFILVVDSSAIKKKEEE; the protein is encoded by the coding sequence ATGAAGGAACTAATTAAAGATATTCAGAAAAAATCTCCGAGTTGGCGTTTCGTGCAGAAATACCTTCTCAATAAATATTTCATTACCATTTTTCTTTTTTTGGTATGGATGATTTTTTTTGATTCTACATCTTGGTTAGTCATCAAAGACTTAAACAAAGAAATAGGCAAATACGAAGAGCAACTCTCATATTACAAGTCAGAATATCATAAAAATGATGCTTTCTACAAAAAGCTCATGAACAACAAAGCAGAAAAAGAAAAGTTTGCACGAGAAAATTATTTTATGAAAAAGAAAAATGAAGAAATTTTTATTCTCGTGGTAGATAGTTCTGCCATCAAGAAAAAAGAAGAAGAATAA
- the udk gene encoding uridine kinase: MLVIGIAGGTGSGKTTVVNNILQQLNAEGVNVLSQDNYYHDNHQLSLSEREALNYDHPKSIDFELLVKHVKALKRGENIEQPLYSFVTHSRTGDHVTVEPKNVLIVEGILVLTNQELLKEFDLKVFVHADSDERLIRRIRRDTQERGRDLHEVLHRYQTTLKPMHQEFIEPSKNEADLIVPNMRKNSVAIDFLSTVINNSLKKAY, translated from the coding sequence ATGTTAGTAATAGGTATTGCAGGTGGAACTGGTTCTGGTAAAACCACCGTAGTGAATAATATTTTGCAACAATTGAATGCAGAAGGCGTAAATGTACTTTCTCAAGACAATTATTACCATGATAATCACCAATTATCGCTCTCAGAAAGAGAAGCGCTAAATTATGACCACCCAAAATCAATAGATTTTGAATTATTGGTAAAACATGTAAAAGCGCTGAAAAGAGGAGAAAACATAGAACAGCCTTTGTATTCTTTCGTAACGCATTCTAGAACGGGAGATCACGTTACTGTAGAACCTAAAAACGTTTTAATTGTAGAAGGAATTTTGGTTTTGACCAATCAGGAACTTTTAAAGGAATTCGATCTTAAAGTATTTGTTCATGCAGATTCAGACGAAAGATTAATCAGAAGAATTAGACGTGATACACAAGAACGCGGCAGAGATTTACACGAAGTTCTTCACCGTTATCAAACTACGCTAAAGCCAATGCACCAAGAGTTTATAGAACCTTCTAAAAACGAAGCAGACCTTATTGTTCCTAACATGAGAAAAAATTCTGTAGCTATTGATTTTCTTTCTACAGTCATTAACAATTCTCTTAAAAAAGCCTATTAA
- a CDS encoding SanA/YdcF family protein, whose translation MILANFWVFSLTEGRTYTKISKIPPREVALVLGTSPKTMAGNANPYFISRMDATALLYHHGKIKKIIVSGEKSEGYNEPKAMKNFLIYQGGVPENIILEDPKGFNTRESILRCKNEYKQKNVIIVSQGFHNLRALFFARNIGMNALGFDAQDVTKYQSYYRNHLREFLARVQAVVYYIFGISNEEEHLKK comes from the coding sequence ATGATATTGGCAAACTTCTGGGTATTTTCTCTCACCGAAGGAAGAACGTATACTAAAATTTCAAAAATTCCGCCAAGAGAAGTAGCACTGGTTCTGGGAACTTCTCCAAAAACGATGGCAGGAAATGCCAATCCTTATTTTATTTCTAGAATGGATGCTACTGCGCTTCTTTATCATCATGGAAAAATCAAAAAAATCATTGTAAGTGGGGAAAAAAGCGAAGGGTATAATGAACCAAAAGCCATGAAAAATTTCTTAATTTACCAAGGAGGAGTTCCCGAAAACATTATTCTAGAAGACCCAAAAGGTTTTAATACTCGCGAAAGCATTCTAAGATGCAAAAATGAATACAAACAAAAAAACGTAATCATTGTTTCACAAGGATTTCATAACCTTAGAGCTTTATTTTTTGCAAGAAACATTGGTATGAACGCATTAGGATTTGATGCCCAAGATGTTACTAAATATCAGAGTTATTACAGAAATCACCTTAGAGAATTCCTCGCAAGAGTACAAGCTGTAGTGTATTATATTTTTGGAATTTCAAATGAAGAAGAACATCTGAAAAAATAA
- a CDS encoding TlpA family protein disulfide reductase, giving the protein MKKLIFSTLILTALFSCKKNETPDQLTEETNTETVDSSAVTPANALPEVNQEQLKAMVAPQKNDTIYVTNFFATWCGPCMKEIPHFKEKMEELKGKPVKFTFVSVDAKEDWNTAVSDFADEYNIRKNVVLFDASMIAPDYFTKITKTWDGGSIPFTVIKKGDKEIETVGMMSKEDLDAKLNSFK; this is encoded by the coding sequence ATGAAAAAATTAATCTTTTCCACACTTATATTAACCGCACTATTTTCTTGTAAAAAGAATGAAACTCCAGATCAATTAACAGAAGAAACAAACACTGAAACAGTAGATAGCTCAGCTGTAACTCCTGCCAATGCTTTGCCTGAAGTAAATCAAGAGCAATTAAAAGCAATGGTTGCACCACAAAAAAATGATACCATTTATGTAACCAATTTCTTTGCAACATGGTGTGGACCTTGTATGAAAGAGATTCCGCATTTCAAAGAAAAAATGGAAGAATTAAAAGGAAAACCAGTGAAATTTACTTTTGTAAGTGTAGATGCTAAAGAAGATTGGAACACCGCTGTAAGTGATTTTGCAGATGAATATAATATCAGAAAAAATGTAGTTCTTTTTGATGCTTCTATGATTGCACCAGATTATTTTACAAAAATTACCAAAACTTGGGACGGTGGTTCTATTCCTTTTACCGTGATTAAAAAAGGTGATAAAGAAATAGAAACAGTAGGAATGATGAGCAAAGAAGATTTAGATGCAAAACTGAATTCTTTTAAATAG
- a CDS encoding iron ABC transporter permease: MNNKTFKTILIFVFSLVVITILINLNIGFIKLGLADFVDANAQNSQIAELRMNRVLAMFLAGVSIPTSGFLLQEYFQNPLAGPSVLGITSVASLSVAFYIFFSQDFTLPEFLQNGFISISAIFGSLLLMTILLIFSRKFQDKSYLIIFGFLVSALAGAVVSILQLYAENQSLKNYILWSFGANNQVTRNQLWVLFIVVLVGLFLSFKSIKPLIGNSLGNQYAKSFGVNLEQLKYFVIIASSLLSASVTAFLGPILFIGIVVPHFSRMIYSPAKLWQQWILNMILGVFIMEFFSIISEISQFPINVITSLFGVPVILMMILKNKN, translated from the coding sequence GTGAACAATAAAACCTTCAAAACCATTCTTATTTTCGTATTTTCATTGGTGGTGATTACGATTCTCATCAATTTAAATATAGGCTTTATAAAACTAGGTTTAGCAGATTTTGTTGACGCTAATGCTCAGAATTCACAAATTGCAGAACTCAGAATGAATCGTGTTTTAGCGATGTTTCTAGCAGGCGTTTCTATTCCTACTTCTGGATTTCTTTTGCAAGAATATTTTCAAAATCCATTAGCTGGACCATCGGTTCTTGGGATAACTTCAGTGGCGAGTTTAAGCGTAGCTTTTTACATCTTTTTTTCTCAAGATTTTACTTTACCAGAGTTTCTGCAAAATGGTTTCATCAGTATTTCTGCAATTTTCGGAAGCCTACTTTTAATGACCATTTTATTGATTTTTTCTAGAAAATTTCAAGATAAATCATATCTGATTATTTTTGGTTTCTTGGTTTCTGCTTTAGCAGGAGCAGTAGTTTCTATCTTACAATTATATGCAGAAAATCAAAGTCTGAAAAACTATATTTTATGGAGTTTTGGAGCGAATAATCAAGTGACCAGAAATCAACTTTGGGTGCTATTCATTGTAGTATTAGTGGGATTGTTTTTAAGTTTCAAAAGCATAAAACCGCTCATCGGGAATAGTCTAGGAAATCAATATGCTAAAAGTTTTGGCGTAAATTTAGAACAACTGAAATATTTTGTTATCATAGCTTCTTCCCTACTTTCTGCATCTGTTACGGCGTTTTTAGGGCCTATTTTGTTTATAGGAATTGTAGTTCCTCATTTTAGCAGAATGATTTATTCTCCAGCGAAATTGTGGCAACAATGGATTTTGAATATGATTTTAGGAGTTTTTATAATGGAATTTTTTTCTATTATTTCAGAAATTTCGCAATTCCCAATTAATGTAATTACAAGTTTATTTGGAGTACCAGTAATTTTGATGATGATCCTTAAAAATAAAAATTAA
- a CDS encoding GxxExxY protein: protein MIENELSKVVFDLGLKIHKKFGAGLFESVYEECLFYELKKAGLKVEKQKTLPIIYEELRIENAFRIDIIVENKLILEIKTVDFINDVHKAQLLTYLKITNCKLGLLINFRTDIFKDGVKRVVNGL, encoded by the coding sequence ATGATAGAAAATGAGTTATCAAAAGTTGTTTTTGATTTAGGCTTAAAAATTCATAAAAAATTTGGAGCAGGCTTATTTGAAAGTGTATATGAAGAATGTTTATTTTATGAACTAAAAAAAGCAGGATTAAAAGTAGAAAAACAAAAAACACTTCCAATAATTTATGAAGAGTTAAGAATTGAAAATGCTTTTAGAATTGATATAATTGTAGAAAACAAATTAATTTTAGAAATTAAAACTGTAGATTTCATTAATGATGTTCATAAGGCTCAACTTTTGACATATTTAAAAATAACAAATTGTAAATTAGGATTACTAATTAATTTTAGAACAGATATTTTTAAAGATGGAGTAAAAAGAGTTGTTAATGGATTATAA
- a CDS encoding ABC transporter ATP-binding protein gives MFLEIKNTTIGYQKPLISEVNASLDFGDVCLLIGNNGVGKTTLIKSILNQISLLQGDILINKKNVIKLTDKEIAEQIAVVFAKSQIPANYTTEDLISLGKFIHLPFYYQLENEDLEHVNSIISQLKLEEYKNIQLQKLSDGNLQKAFIGRALAQNSPMIILDEPTTHLDEENKIIILKLLRDLAKKQNKIILFSSHDWRLAKEFADKIWFINDQNLQEGLAEDILLKNDLLTNPRLFTINEEFVSPEIIAPFLEKEMLYSALQKNFKRDLSGFKIEFQGAFWEIFYKNNRFSCQSIDEILLSIRNCL, from the coding sequence ATGTTTTTAGAAATAAAAAATACAACCATCGGTTACCAAAAACCTCTTATTTCCGAGGTTAATGCGTCATTGGATTTTGGTGACGTTTGTTTGCTGATTGGTAATAACGGCGTTGGCAAAACTACTTTAATTAAATCTATTCTCAATCAAATTTCACTTTTACAAGGCGATATTTTAATCAATAAAAAAAATGTAATAAAACTTACAGATAAAGAAATTGCAGAACAAATAGCAGTGGTTTTTGCAAAATCTCAAATTCCTGCAAATTACACTACAGAAGATTTAATTTCCCTTGGAAAATTCATTCATTTACCTTTTTATTATCAGTTAGAAAATGAAGATTTAGAACATGTTAACAGTATTATTTCTCAGTTAAAACTAGAAGAATATAAAAATATTCAGTTGCAGAAACTGTCAGACGGAAATCTTCAAAAAGCCTTTATTGGAAGAGCTTTAGCACAGAATTCTCCAATGATTATATTAGATGAACCTACTACGCATTTAGACGAAGAAAATAAAATTATCATCTTAAAATTACTTCGAGATTTAGCAAAAAAACAAAACAAAATCATTCTTTTTTCTTCTCACGATTGGCGATTGGCTAAAGAATTTGCAGATAAAATTTGGTTTATTAATGACCAAAATCTCCAAGAAGGTTTGGCGGAAGACATTCTTTTGAAGAATGATTTATTGACTAATCCTCGACTTTTTACTATCAATGAAGAGTTTGTTTCACCTGAAATTATAGCTCCTTTTTTAGAAAAAGAAATGTTATACTCTGCTTTGCAAAAAAACTTTAAAAGAGACCTTTCTGGTTTTAAAATAGAATTTCAGGGTGCATTTTGGGAGATTTTTTACAAAAATAATAGGTTTTCTTGTCAATCTATTGACGAAATACTGTTATCAATTAGAAATTGCTTATAA